The following are encoded together in the Bradymonas sediminis genome:
- a CDS encoding DUF421 domain-containing protein: MIEDWFLTSFSDLLMVVISAIIMFAGIILLTRIAGLRSFSKMSSFDFAMTIAVGSIIASTLTTKEPVILQGAVALSIIFVLQKVTNILRQYRWFQQVVDNEPVLLMKGGELLLDNMERSRVTLDDLRSKLREANVLELSQVRAVVFETTGDISVLHSADASVELELWLLEGVRDAPEPKSNPLIVEAR, from the coding sequence ATGATAGAAGACTGGTTTTTAACGTCATTTTCGGATCTTTTGATGGTCGTCATTTCGGCGATCATCATGTTCGCCGGGATCATTTTATTGACCCGCATCGCCGGGCTTCGAAGCTTCTCGAAGATGTCGAGCTTTGATTTCGCGATGACCATCGCGGTGGGCTCAATTATCGCGTCCACGCTGACCACCAAGGAGCCGGTTATTTTGCAGGGCGCGGTGGCGCTGTCGATTATCTTCGTGCTCCAGAAGGTGACCAATATTCTGCGTCAGTACCGATGGTTTCAGCAGGTTGTCGACAACGAGCCGGTGCTCCTGATGAAAGGCGGCGAGTTGTTGCTTGATAATATGGAGCGCTCGCGGGTGACCCTGGATGACCTGCGCTCAAAGCTTCGGGAGGCGAATGTGCTCGAGCTCTCACAGGTGCGGGCGGTTGTCTTTGAGACCACCGGCGATATTTCGGTGCTCCATAGCGCCGACGCCAGCGTCGAGCTCGAACTCTGGTTGCTCGAAGGCGTGCGCGATGCCCCGGAACCCAAGTCGAACCCGCTCATCGTCGAAGCTCGCTGA
- a CDS encoding heavy metal translocating P-type ATPase, whose translation MSEQDAQVEVDVKNGASAKPRPNDGAASTAVELRKRARQQEEAHCQPDDEESGGFLRSDGLQIAVSAIAAALVWFEVWEPFPTVSVIGVFGLAFGGWRIAKEAIQNIFARRMTMELSMSIAIIAAAAIGEFFTALVIMVFVLVAEVLEGMTIGRGRKAIGDLLEFLPDEVAVRRAGAIASVSSDAVQPGDAVLVSPGGRIPVDGVVAAGHSYVDESRITGESMPVEKRAEAHVFAGSINQTGALEIIVERVGRDTSYGKIIEAVEHAEKSRAPVQRLADRLAGYLVQFAIVAAILTYIITRDIYATISVVIVAGACGIAAGTPLAILGGIGRSARLGAIIKGGVHLETLSTVDTVVLDKTGTLTYGKPVVQQLICADGVEQSELLSAAATAEVRSEHPLATAIISLAHERNEPVIEPDEFKYILGKGIRARVGESTVFVGNRALMADHDVTIEDLARHENSTGSEIYVARDGRFLGSVEVADPIRPEAMRAIEALRELKIRTVLLTGDAQRVASAVGEALGIDEIEAHMLPEDKLDRVQALLAKGRVVAMVGDGVNDAPALAEANVGVAMGSGTDVAQESADIVLLGNDLERFVDTLKVAQKTRGVIWQNFAGTLIVDVIGVALAAMGFLNPLMAAGIHVGSEFFLLLNAARLLPRRAKESDEAGAVEDIPEMAA comes from the coding sequence ATGAGCGAGCAAGATGCCCAAGTTGAGGTTGACGTAAAAAACGGCGCTTCGGCGAAGCCGCGACCCAATGATGGCGCGGCGTCGACCGCCGTCGAGTTGCGCAAGCGCGCTCGGCAGCAAGAGGAGGCGCATTGTCAGCCCGATGACGAGGAGTCCGGCGGGTTTTTGCGCAGCGATGGCCTTCAAATCGCGGTCAGCGCAATCGCGGCGGCGTTGGTGTGGTTTGAGGTGTGGGAGCCCTTCCCGACGGTGAGCGTCATTGGCGTCTTCGGCCTGGCCTTTGGCGGCTGGCGGATCGCCAAAGAGGCGATCCAGAATATCTTCGCGCGTCGCATGACCATGGAGCTGTCGATGTCGATCGCGATCATCGCGGCGGCGGCGATCGGGGAGTTCTTTACCGCTCTGGTGATCATGGTCTTCGTGCTGGTGGCCGAGGTCCTGGAGGGGATGACCATCGGGCGCGGGCGCAAGGCCATCGGGGATTTGCTTGAGTTTTTGCCCGACGAGGTGGCGGTGCGCCGCGCCGGTGCGATCGCCAGCGTGTCCAGCGACGCGGTGCAGCCGGGCGACGCGGTGCTGGTGTCTCCGGGCGGCCGAATCCCGGTCGACGGCGTCGTCGCCGCGGGGCATTCCTATGTCGATGAGTCGCGCATCACCGGCGAGTCGATGCCGGTCGAGAAGCGCGCCGAAGCACACGTCTTCGCCGGCTCGATCAACCAAACCGGAGCGCTCGAGATCATCGTCGAGCGCGTCGGGCGCGACACCAGCTACGGCAAGATTATCGAGGCCGTCGAGCACGCCGAAAAATCCCGTGCGCCCGTGCAGCGCCTGGCCGATCGACTCGCCGGCTACCTGGTCCAATTCGCGATTGTTGCGGCGATCCTCACCTATATTATCACCCGCGATATTTACGCCACGATCTCGGTGGTCATCGTCGCCGGCGCCTGCGGCATCGCGGCCGGCACGCCGCTGGCGATTCTTGGCGGCATCGGGCGCTCCGCGCGGCTCGGCGCGATTATCAAGGGTGGCGTTCACCTCGAAACGCTGAGCACCGTCGACACGGTCGTGCTCGATAAAACCGGCACGCTCACCTACGGCAAGCCCGTGGTGCAGCAGTTAATTTGCGCGGATGGGGTGGAGCAATCTGAGCTCCTCTCGGCCGCCGCCACCGCTGAGGTTCGCTCCGAGCACCCGCTGGCCACCGCGATTATTTCGCTGGCGCATGAGCGAAATGAGCCGGTCATTGAGCCCGATGAGTTCAAATATATTCTGGGCAAGGGCATCCGCGCGCGGGTCGGTGAGTCGACCGTTTTTGTCGGCAATCGCGCGTTGATGGCCGACCATGACGTCACCATTGAGGACCTCGCGCGCCACGAGAATTCGACCGGCTCCGAGATCTATGTGGCGCGCGACGGGCGCTTTTTGGGCTCGGTCGAGGTTGCCGACCCGATCCGCCCCGAGGCCATGCGCGCCATCGAGGCGCTGCGCGAGTTGAAGATCCGCACGGTTTTGTTGACCGGCGACGCCCAGCGCGTGGCGAGCGCGGTGGGCGAGGCGCTCGGCATCGACGAGATCGAGGCGCATATGCTGCCCGAGGATAAGCTCGACCGCGTCCAGGCGCTGCTCGCAAAAGGGCGCGTCGTGGCTATGGTCGGAGATGGGGTCAACGACGCTCCCGCGCTCGCCGAGGCCAACGTGGGCGTGGCGATGGGCTCGGGCACCGACGTCGCCCAGGAGAGCGCCGATATCGTGCTGCTCGGAAACGATCTGGAGCGCTTCGTCGATACGCTCAAGGTCGCCCAGAAGACCCGCGGCGTCATCTGGCAGAACTTCGCGGGGACGCTCATCGTCGACGTGATCGGCGTGGCCTTGGCCGCCATGGGCTTTCTCAATCCGCTGATGGCCGCCGGCATTCACGTGGGCTCGGAGTTCTTCCTTTTGCTCAACGCCGCGCGGCTCTTGCCGCGCCGCGCCAAGGAGTCCGACGAAGCTGGCGCCGTCGAAGATATACCCGAGATGGCGGCCTGA